A genomic window from Alphaproteobacteria bacterium includes:
- a CDS encoding OmpA family protein — MAVAGVVGLCTLAPAAAQDTVVIGGSGLRAVVVDLSVLDDNGGRAGKRQELLMPGQEAAAQIILRPPGGAAGAGHQGKLRRPMLRQTEAAGRRLARAPSRAAARPQVRSAPLAALKEAPAAPRRIEKKAPPAPAKPRQAPPPPPPPPPAPPPAPAKIEKAPPAMAQPAPVKPVAAPAPPAAPSVVTAPPKDKVASLRPATRPGKDGPHMRIEFAGASTRLSSAAKDRLAALADELGSGKARLQLKAFAGGSAETASSARRLSLSRALAVRSFLIAEGLRSTRIDVRALGKSGGTGPAERVDIILLKR, encoded by the coding sequence GTGGCCGTCGCGGGCGTTGTTGGCCTCTGCACCCTGGCTCCCGCCGCCGCTCAGGACACGGTGGTGATCGGCGGCAGCGGGCTGCGCGCCGTCGTCGTCGACCTCAGCGTCCTGGATGACAATGGCGGCCGGGCCGGCAAGCGCCAAGAGCTGCTAATGCCGGGCCAGGAAGCGGCGGCCCAAATCATCTTGCGCCCGCCGGGCGGTGCCGCCGGCGCCGGCCACCAGGGCAAGTTGCGCCGGCCGATGCTGCGCCAAACCGAGGCAGCCGGCCGCCGCCTGGCCCGGGCGCCCTCCCGCGCAGCGGCCCGGCCTCAAGTGCGCTCGGCACCGCTGGCGGCGCTGAAAGAAGCGCCGGCGGCACCGCGCCGCATCGAGAAGAAGGCGCCCCCGGCCCCGGCAAAACCCCGCCAGGCACCGCCGCCCCCACCGCCGCCGCCGCCAGCCCCACCGCCGGCCCCGGCAAAGATCGAAAAGGCGCCGCCTGCCATGGCCCAGCCGGCCCCGGTGAAGCCGGTGGCAGCGCCGGCCCCGCCAGCCGCCCCGTCTGTTGTCACGGCCCCGCCCAAGGACAAGGTTGCCTCGTTGCGGCCGGCCACCCGACCGGGGAAGGACGGCCCGCACATGCGCATCGAGTTCGCCGGCGCCAGCACCCGCTTGAGCAGCGCCGCCAAGGACCGCCTGGCGGCCCTGGCCGACGAGCTGGGCTCGGGCAAGGCGCGCCTGCAGCTCAAGGCCTTTGCCGGCGGCAGCGCCGAAACCGCCAGCTCGGCCCGGCGCCTTTCGCTGTCGCGAGCGCTGGCGGTGCGCTCGTTCCTTATCGCCGAGGGCCTCAGGAGCACCCGCATCGACGTCCGGGCGCTGGGCAAGTCGGGGGGCACGGGGCCCGCTGAACGGGTCGACATCATTCTGTTGAAACGGTGA
- a CDS encoding flagellar motor protein MotA yields MTRPQRFLTRMILFLIAVLGVCAALAMPLERAFMANPGLNGLIGGVLVLGIGYVFRQVILLKPEVDWIETYRRREPGLSIQSPPVMLGPMATMLGEQSDRLSLSANAMRSLLDGIASRLDEARETARYLIGLLIFLGLLGTFWGLLDTINAVGSTIRGLSGEGGDFAALFGSLKAGLEAPLTGMGTAFSSSLFGLAGSLVLGFLDLQAGQAQNRFYNDLEEWLSSLTRLGTGGFGDGDQSVPAYVSALLEQTAESLDNLQRMIGRSEDGRASSNTTLLSLSDKLATLTDQMRSEQDLMIKLIEAQQEMKPVLQRLGEAAERAAVVSLDESSRSHLRNLDVYVMRLLEESAQARDEVVQALRSEIKLLARTIAASGGDGRQ; encoded by the coding sequence ATGACCCGGCCGCAGCGCTTTCTCACCCGCATGATCCTGTTTCTCATCGCCGTCTTGGGCGTTTGCGCCGCGCTGGCCATGCCGCTGGAGCGCGCTTTCATGGCCAATCCCGGGCTCAACGGCCTGATCGGCGGGGTGCTGGTGTTGGGTATCGGCTACGTCTTCCGCCAGGTCATCCTGCTCAAGCCCGAGGTCGACTGGATCGAAACCTACCGCCGCCGCGAGCCCGGCCTCAGCATCCAAAGCCCGCCGGTGATGCTGGGCCCCATGGCCACCATGCTGGGCGAGCAGTCGGACCGCCTCTCGCTCTCGGCCAACGCCATGCGCTCGCTGCTCGACGGCATCGCCTCGCGCCTCGACGAGGCCCGCGAGACGGCGCGATATTTGATTGGCCTGCTGATCTTCCTGGGCCTCCTGGGCACCTTCTGGGGGCTTCTGGACACGATCAACGCGGTGGGCTCGACGATCCGCGGACTGAGTGGCGAGGGCGGCGACTTCGCGGCGTTATTCGGCAGCCTCAAGGCAGGCCTCGAGGCGCCGCTGACGGGCATGGGAACGGCCTTCTCGTCGTCGCTCTTCGGCCTCGCCGGGTCGCTGGTGCTGGGTTTTCTCGATTTGCAGGCGGGCCAGGCCCAGAACCGCTTCTATAACGACCTCGAGGAATGGCTGTCGAGCTTGACCCGGCTCGGCACCGGCGGATTCGGCGACGGCGACCAGTCGGTGCCGGCCTACGTCAGTGCGCTCCTGGAACAGACCGCCGAGAGCCTCGACAACCTGCAACGCATGATCGGACGCAGCGAGGACGGCCGCGCCTCGTCCAACACGACGCTGCTCTCACTTTCGGACAAGCTGGCGACGCTGACCGACCAGATGCGTTCGGAGCAGGACCTGATGATCAAGCTGATCGAGGCGCAGCAGGAAATGAAACCGGTGCTGCAACGCCTTGGCGAGGCCGCTGAGCGGGCCGCCGTCGTCAGCCTCGACGAGTCCAGCCGCTCGCACCTGCGCAACCTCGACGTCTACGTCATGCGGCTGCTGGAAGAATCGGCGCAGGCCCGTGACGAGGTGGTCCAGGCGCTGCGCAGCGAAATCAAGCTGCTGGCCCGGACCATTGCGGCCTCGGGCGGCGACGGCCGTCAGTAG